A single Pararhodobacter sp. DNA region contains:
- a CDS encoding JAB domain-containing protein: MNNTIAALSYDNMDEACTLYVRSPSGRYKLASDEQILAAGRTAAESLVSQSSPVDQPTKVKQFFQAKLAGLGHECAAFLYLDSRFKPIRYIEQGPGTLSQASVYPREIVKTALRLNAAALIMAHNHPSGSTEPSIADLNLTKHLKNALALIDVRLLDHVIVTAASTVSLAEQGQM; the protein is encoded by the coding sequence ATGAACAACACCATCGCCGCACTGAGCTATGACAACATGGACGAGGCATGCACCCTGTATGTACGCAGTCCCAGTGGCCGCTACAAGTTGGCCAGCGACGAGCAGATTCTGGCGGCGGGCCGTACCGCTGCGGAAAGTCTGGTTTCCCAATCTTCGCCGGTCGATCAGCCGACCAAGGTGAAGCAGTTTTTTCAGGCCAAATTGGCCGGGCTGGGACACGAATGTGCTGCCTTCTTGTATCTTGACTCACGTTTCAAGCCGATTCGCTATATCGAGCAGGGTCCGGGGACGTTGAGCCAGGCCAGCGTCTATCCCCGCGAGATCGTCAAAACGGCGCTGCGCTTGAACGCTGCCGCGCTCATCATGGCGCATAACCATCCGTCGGGTTCAACCGAGCCAAGCATCGCGGACCTGAACCTGACCAAGCATCTGAAAAACGCGCTGGCGCTGATAGACGTACGGCTGCTTGATCATGTCATCGTGACGGCGGCCAGCACGGTTTCACTGGCAGAG